Proteins co-encoded in one Seriola aureovittata isolate HTS-2021-v1 ecotype China chromosome 1, ASM2101889v1, whole genome shotgun sequence genomic window:
- the spg21 gene encoding maspardin has product MEEIKVSPDYNWFRSTVPLKRIIVDDDDSKVWSLYDAGPKSIRCPIIFLPPVSGTAEVFFQQVLALTGWGYRVISLQYPVYWDLMEFFDGFRKLLDHLQLDKVHLFGASLGGFLAQKFAECTHKSPRVHSLILCNSFSDTSIFNQTWTANSFWLMPAFMLKKIVLGNFAKGPVDPKMADAIDFMVDRLESLNQSELASRLTLNCQNSYVEPHKIKDIAVTIIDVFDQSALSLEAKEEMYKLYPNARRAHLKTGGNFPYLCRSAEVNLYIQIHLRQFHGTRYAAISPDMVSAEELEVQESHLSGNRDSEDDQ; this is encoded by the exons AttattgttgatgatgatgacagtaaGGTGTGGTCGCTGTATGATGCAGGTCCAAAGAGCATCAGGTGTCccatcatcttcctccctcCAGTCAGTGGGACAGCTGAGGTGTTCTTCCAGCAGGTACTGGCTCTGACAGGCTGGGGCTACAGAGTCATCTCG ctgcagtaTCCTGTCTACTGGGACCTCATGGAGTTCTTTGACGGCTTCAGGAAGCTTCTGGACCACCTGCAACTGGATAAA GTCCACCTTTTCGGGGCGTCTCTGGGAGGATTCCTGGCTCAGAAGTTTGCAGAGTGCACACACAAGTCTCCCAGAGTTCACTCTCTGATTCTGTGTAACTCATTTAGCGACACCTCCATCTTTAACCAGACATGGACAGCCAACAG CTTCTGGTTGATGCCAGCTTTTATGTTAAAGAAGATTGTTCTGGGGAACTTTGCTAAAGGGCCGGTGGACCCTAAAATGGCAGACGCAATCGACTTCATGGTTGACAGG TTGGagagtctgaaccaaagtgagTTAGCATCACGGCTAACACTCAACTGTCAGAACTCTTATGTGGAgccacacaaaataaaagacattgCTGTCACCATTATAGAT GTGTTTGATCAGAGTGCTCTGTCACTGGAGGCCAAGGAGGAGATGTATAAACTGTATCCTAATGCCAGACGAGCTCACCTGAAGACAGGAGGAAACTTCCCATACCTGTGCAGGAGTGCAGAGGTCAACCTCTACATACAG ATTCACCTGCGTCAGTTCCATGGGACGAGATACGCTGCTATCAGTCCTGACATGGTGAGcgcagaggagctggaggtgcaGGAGAGTCACCTGAGTGGTAATCGGGACTCTGAAGACGACCAATGA